The following are from one region of the Vicugna pacos chromosome 9, VicPac4, whole genome shotgun sequence genome:
- the SULT2A1 gene encoding sulfotransferase 2A1, whose translation MMTDDYVWFEGIAFPSTGYSPELLRDVWENFVFKDEDVILLTYPKSGTNWLIETVCLIHTKGDTKWIQSVPIWERSPWVETFSGYDVIKDKEGPRLISSHLPIQLFPKSFFSSKAKVIYLIRNPKDTLVSGYFFWRTATFVKKPESLEQYFEWFMQGNVIYGSWFDHTRGWMSMREKENFLILSYEEMKRDTRSTVEKICQFLGKKLEPEELDSVLKNSSFQAMKENKMSNFSLLRGLHLTENASLLRKGISGDWKNYFTVAQAEAFDKAFQEKLGDLPPELFPWK comes from the exons ATGATGACGGACGACTATGTGTGGTTTGAAGGGATAGCTTTCCCGTCCACAGGTTACTCACCTGAACTCTTGAGAGACGTGTGGGAGAATTTTGTGTTTAAAGATGAGGACGTCATATTGCTGACTTACCCCAAATCAG GAACGAACTGGTTGATTGAAACAGTCTGCCTGATTCATACCAAAGGGGATACCAAGTGGATCCAATCTGTGCCCATATGGGAACGCTCACCCTGGGTAGAGACTTTCTCTGGATATGATGTAATAAAGGATAAGGAAGGCCCACGACTCATCAGTTCCCACCTCCCCATCCAACTCTTCCCCAAGTCTTTCTTCAGTTCCAAGGCCAAG gtGATTTATCTCATCAGGAACCCCAAAGATACTTTGGTGTCTGGTTACTTTTTCTGGCGTACTGCAACATTTGTTAAGAAGCCAGAGTCGCTGGAACAATATTTTGAATGGTTCATGCAAGGAAATG TGATATACGGATCATGGTTTGACCACACTCGTGGCTGGATGTccatgagagagaaggagaacTTCCTGATACTGAGCTACGAAGAGATGAAACGG gaCACGAGAAGCACTGTGGAGAAGATCTGCCAATTCCTGGGCAAGAAACTAGAGCCGGAAGAACTAGACTCCGTCCTCAAGAACAGCTCCTTCCAGGCCATGAAGGAGAACAAAATGTCCAATTTTTCCCTCCTGAGGGGTTTGCATTTAACGGAGAATGCAAGTCTTTTgagaaaag GCATTTCTGGGGACTGGAAAAATTACTTCACAGTGGCCCAAGCTGAAGCCTTTGACAAAGCATTCCAGGAGAAATTGGGAGATCTTCCTCCAGAGCTGTTCCCATGGAAATAA